A portion of the Mycobacterium paraseoulense genome contains these proteins:
- a CDS encoding GlxA family transcriptional regulator: MCYVAGAGARSRVVVIVVFDDVTLLDVAGAGEVFVEANRFGADYRLKIASVDGRDVTTSIGTRLGVSDRIAAIDSADTVLVAGSDHLPGRPIDPALVEAVRSLSARSRRMASICTGSFILAQAGLLSGRRATTHWHDARLLARAFRDVTVEPDAIFVRDGDVFTSAGISSGIDLALALVEMDHGTQLVRDVARWLVVYLKRAGGQSQFSVLVEADPPPRSPLRAVIDAVAADPAANHSVASLAARASLSTRQLTRLFQSELGMSPARYVELVRVDFARGALESGRSVTETAGMAGFGSIETLRRVFVNHLGISPKAYRERFRTAYA, from the coding sequence ATGTGTTACGTGGCCGGAGCCGGAGCGCGTTCGCGGGTGGTGGTGATCGTCGTCTTCGACGACGTGACACTGTTGGACGTCGCCGGGGCCGGCGAGGTCTTCGTCGAAGCCAACCGGTTCGGCGCCGACTACCGGCTCAAGATCGCGTCGGTGGACGGGCGGGACGTGACCACCTCGATCGGGACTCGATTGGGTGTCAGCGACCGCATCGCGGCGATCGATTCGGCCGACACCGTCCTGGTCGCCGGCAGCGACCACCTGCCCGGGCGGCCGATCGACCCCGCGCTCGTCGAGGCGGTCAGATCGTTGTCGGCACGGTCGCGGCGGATGGCGTCCATCTGCACGGGGTCGTTCATCCTGGCCCAGGCCGGCCTGCTCAGCGGCCGGCGCGCCACCACGCACTGGCACGACGCCCGGCTGCTGGCCCGCGCCTTCCGGGATGTCACCGTCGAGCCGGACGCGATCTTCGTCCGCGACGGCGACGTCTTCACCTCGGCCGGGATTTCGTCGGGCATCGACCTGGCGCTGGCGTTGGTCGAAATGGATCACGGAACACAACTGGTCCGCGACGTGGCCCGCTGGCTGGTCGTCTACCTCAAACGCGCGGGGGGCCAATCGCAATTCTCGGTGCTGGTCGAGGCCGATCCGCCGCCGCGGTCGCCGCTGCGCGCGGTCATCGATGCGGTGGCGGCCGACCCCGCCGCCAACCACAGCGTGGCGTCGCTTGCGGCCCGCGCGTCACTGAGCACCCGTCAGCTGACCCGGCTCTTCCAATCCGAGCTCGGCATGAGCCCGGCGCGCTATGTCGAACTGGTTCGCGTCGACTTCGCCCGTGGCGCACTCGAATCCGGCCGCTCCGTCACCGAGACGGCGGGCATGGCCGGCTTCGGCAGCATCGAAACGCTGAGACGGGTGTTCGTCAACCACCTGGGCATCAGCCCGAAGGCCTATCGGGAGAGGTTCCGGACGGCCTACGCCTGA